CCCGAGGCCGAACGGCATGATGACGCCGATCACCGAGTTGCGGTCCCGGGCCCGCGCCCCGAGCAGCCCGATCGCCCCCGCCGCGACGAGCGAGCCGACGATCGACCCGGCCACCACATTCACGCCCAGCAGCAGCGCGGCCGAGGCCCCGGCGAACGACAGCTCGCTGATCCCGTGCACCGCGAACGGCAGGTCCCGCATGGTCACGAACACGCCCACCAGGCCGCCGACCAGCCCGAGCGCGGCCCCGGCGACGAGCGAGTTGCGGACGAGGGCGAGCAGTTCGCCGTAGTGGTCGAAGGCGAAGATCTGCTGCCAGATCCCCTGGGCGAGGGTCATGGCCCTGCTCCGTCGGGCAGTTGGGGATGGCGTGCGGTCTCATCGGGTGCGCCGACGACCACCACGCGGTCGCGGACTCGCACGACGTCGACCTGTGTGCCGTACAGCCGCGACAGCGCCTCGGAGGTGAGGACCTCGTCGGGGGTGCCGACGCGGTGGCCGCCGCGGGCGAGGTACAGCACGCGGTCCACGAGCCCCAGCACGGGGTTGATCTCGTGGGTCACGAAGACCACCGCCGTGCCGTGGGAGCGGCGCCGGGCGTCGACGAGTTCCGTGACGGCCCGCTGGTGGTGCAGGTCGAGGGAGAGCAGCGGTTCGTCGCAGAGCAGGACGCGGGGGTCGGTCGCGAGGGCCTGCCCGATGCGCACGCGCTGCCGTTCGCCGCCGGAGAGCAGGGCGACGGGGACGTCGGCGTACGCCGCGGCCCCGACCGAGGCGAGGATCTCGTCCACGCGGCGTCGTACGGCGCCCGTGCGCCGCCGAGGCCCGAAGCGGTGCCCGTCGACGCCGAGGCGGACGAGATCCCGGGCGCGCAGCATGGCCTGTGCGGACAGGGCCGCCTGCTGGGGGACGTAGCCGATGTGCCGGCTGCCGCGGCCGGGCGGACGGCCCAGCACCGTGAGCGTGCCGGCGGACAGCCGGCGCTGCCCGAGCAGTGCGCGGACGAAGCTGGTCTTGCCTGCCCCGTTGGGCCCGAGCACGGCCAGGAACTCGCCCGGCCGCACGTCGAGATCGAGGTCCCGCCACACCACGCGCTCGCCGTACGACAGGGCCGCTCGCCGCAGACGGATGAGCGCCTCGTCCGTGCCGGGGCGGGAGCCGGTCAGTGCGTCGTCCGCGCCGGGGCGGGGCACGTCGGGGGTTGTCACTTGGCCAGCGCGCTCGCGAGCGCGTCCACGTTGGCGGTCATCCAGGCGAGGTAGTCCTTGCCCTTGGGGAGGGTCTCGGTGACGGGCACGACCGGGATGCCGGCGGCCTCGGCCGCGCGCTCGGCCTTCTCGGTCTGCGGGCCGGAGGTCTGCTCGTTGTAGACCAGCGCCTCGACCTTCTTGCCGGTGAACAGCGCCAGGGTGCTCCGGAGGGTCCGCGGGGAGACGTCGTCGCCCTCCTCGATCGCCTCGCTGAACTCCTCGGGTGTGGCGTTCCTCAGCCCACTCGCCTCGATCATGTACAGCGGGACGGGCTCGGTGATGGCCACGGACTCGCCGCCGTGCTCGGCCTTGATTCGGGCCTCCTTCCGCTCCAGGGGCCGGAGGAGGTGTACGAAGTCCTTCGCGTTCTGGGTGAAGGTCGCGGCGTCGGCCGGGTCGGCCTCGCCCAGTGCGGCGGCGATGCGCTCGGCGAGTTCGGCGACCGTCGGGAAGTCGTACCAGACATGCTCGTTGAGCTCGCCGCCCTTCGGGGCGGTCTTCCCGGAGACCTCTACGGCGTTGATGACGTCGAGGGACGGGCCCGCGCTCTTCAGCATGCGGTCGACGAAGTCGTCGTAGCCGCCGCCGTTCTCGATGACGACCTCGGCCTTGGAGAGCGCCAGTTGATTGCGGGTGCTGGCCTCGTAGGAGTGCGGGTCCTGGTCGGGGTCGCTGATGATCGAGGTGACCTGGACCTTGGCGCCGCCTATTCGCCGGGCCAGGTCTCCGTAGACATTCGTCGAGGCCACGACGGGGATGGCGGAGGCCGCGGCGGGACCGTGAGCTCTGGCGGTGTCCGAGGAGCCGGCGCAGCCGGCGAGGAGGGTGAGGCAGGTACCGGTCAGCAGGGCTGCGGACAGACGGCGTGAGGGCATGGGCATGGATACCTCCGAGCAGGGCGAATGATCCGCCGAGCCCGATCCGTCCCGGCGGCGGCTCCACGCTAAATGAAAATGGATGTCAAAACGGCTCTATTGGCCCCTCCCGGGCCAACCCTTACCGAGAGCTCACCTTCGCCGTGGTCAGGGGGCGGGGACCTCGTCCAGGAGCTGGGGGCCGTTGTTGCTGACGCTGTTCACCGCGGGCGAGACGGGGCGGGCGTCGAGCTGACCGTCGGCCGGCGTGGTGAGCAGGGCGCGCAGGTCGTCCGTGGACCGGTGGTGGGGGTCGAGCCAGGCGTCGTAGTGCTCGGGGGTGAGCGCGAGCGGCATACGGGGGTGGATGCGGCCGGCCGCATCGGTGGCCTCGGTGGTGATGATCGTGCAGGTCAGCAGCCAGGCGGCGGGGTCGTCGCCGTCCTTGACGGCCGGGTCGCGCCAGAACTCGTACAGACCGGCGAGGGCCAGGACCTGCCCGTCCTCGGGGTGGATGAAGTAGGGCTGCTTGCGGACCATGCCGGAATTCGCGTCCTTGACCTGCTCCCACTCGTAGAAGCCGTCGGCCGGCAGCAGGCAGCGGCGTTTGACGAACGCACGGCGGAAGGCGGGCTTCTCGTGCACGGTCTCCACGCGCGCGTTGATCATCCTCGCGCCGATCTTCACGTCCTTCGCCCAGGAGGGCACGAGGCCCCAGCGGAGCGGGCGGAGCCGCCGCTGGGCCGGGGCGTCCTCGTCGGCGCCACGCGGAGCGCGCTCCAGGACCGCCCAGACGTCGTCGGTCGGGGCCACGTTCCAGCTCGGCGCGAGGGTCTCCTCGGGGTGCCACTCCGTGACCTCGAACAGCTGGGCAAGGTCTTGGGGGCTGCGGGTGGAGGCGTAGCGGCCGCACATAGGGCCACTGTGCCACGGTGGGGGGCTTGGGTCCTGGTGGGGTGGTCGGGGGTGTGTCGGCCGGGGTGTGGCGGGCCCAGGTGCGTCGGCGCGGGATGTGTCGGGACGAGGCGTGTCGGCCTGGGTGTGCCGGGTGGAGGCGGGTCGGGCCGAGGTGCCTCAGCCGGGGCGTGTCGGGCCGTCCGGGTCAGACGTCCAGTCCTCCCCGTTTCACGAGCCGGTCGGCGATGATGTTGCGCTGGATCTCGTTGGTGCCCTCTCCGACGATCATCAGCGGCGCGTCCCGGAAGTAGCGCTCGACGTCGAACTCGGTCGAGTAGCCGTAGCCGCCGTGGATGCGGACAGCGTTGAGGGCGATCTGCATGGCCGTCTCGGAGGCGAAGAGCTTCGCCATGCCGGCCTCCATGTCCACCCGGTGTCCGGCCTCCGCCCGACGGGCGGCGTAGAGGGTGAGCTGGCGTGCGGCGGTGAGTGAAGTCGCCATGTCGGCCAGGTAGTTGCCGATGGACTGGTGCTGCCAGATCGGCTTGCCGAAGGATTCGCGTTGCTGCGCGTAGGCGAGCGCGTCCTCCAGGGCGGCCCGTCCCACGCCGAGGGCGCGGGCGGCGACTTGGAGGCGGCCGGTCTCCAGACCTCGCATCATCTGGGTGAAGCCGTGCCCCTCCACTCCCCCGAGCAGCGCGTCAGCGGGTGCGCGGTGGTTCTCGAAGGCCAGCTCGCAGCTCTCGACGCCCTTGTAGCCGAGCTTGGGCAGATCGCGGGAGACGGTCAGGCCCGGTCCGTGCTCGACGAGCAGGACGGACATGCCGCTCTGCGCGGGCTCGGCGTCCGGGTCGGTCTTGCACAGCAGGGCGATGAGCTGCGAGCGGCGGGAGTTGGTGATCCACGTCTTCGCGCCGTTCACCATGTAGCCGTCGCCCTCCCTGTGGGCGACGGTGCGCATCGCCTGGAGGTCGGAGCCACCGCCGGGCTCGGTCAGTGCCATCGTCGCGCGGGTCTCGCCGCTGGCCATCCGGGGCAGGTGGCGCTGCCGCTGCTCCTCGGTGCCGAAGTGCAGCAGCAGCTTGGCGACGACGGTGTGCCCGCCCATCGCGCCGGCCAGGCTCATCCAGCCCCGGGCGAGCTCCTCGGTGACGAGGACGTAGCAGGGCATGGAGACGGGGGTGCCGCCGTACTCCTGCGGGACGGCGAGTCCGAAGACGCCGAGTTCCTTCATCCGCTCGATGAGGGCTTCGGGGTATGTGTCGGTGCGTTCCAGGTCCCGGACGACGGGCTTGACGTCCTTGTCCACGAAGTCGCGCACGGTCCTGACGACGTACCGCTCGTCCTCGGACAGGAGGTCGAGACTGCTCATGGTCCGCTCCTTCGGTGTGCCCGCCGGATCTCCGTTCATGGTCACGCATGAACTGGCCCGCGAGAACGCCCCGACACGGCCGGCCGGGAGCGGGCGCGCGAGGCGCCCGCTCTGCTCAGCCGATGGTGGCGGTGGCGGTGGCGGGATCAGTCCTCGGGTGTGCTGCGGCTGTCCTCCTCACCCGCGGTCTCCTGGGCGGGTTCCGCCCTCGGCGGTGTCGTGAACAGTCCGCACAGCACGGTCGCCGCGATGAGCACGGCGGCCGCGACCAGGAAGGTGATGTGCATGGCGTGGGTGAAGCTCGTCGCGAAGGCGTCGTCGCCCAGGCGCCGGAAGAGGTCGGACTCGCTCACGCTGAGGCCCGAAGGAACGCTGGGCGGACTGAAGTTGCCGGCGCTGTCGGCGGCGGCCAGGAACTGGTCGCGCAGTTCCGAGGGCAGCTGGGCGGCCTGTTCCTGGGCCTCCTCGGGGAGATCGGCGTTGATGCGGGCCGACAGCAGGGCGCCCAGTACGGCGGTGCCGAGGACTCCGCCGACCTGGCGGGTCGTGTTGGAGACGCCCGAGGCGGCACCGGCCAACTGGGGGTCCACACCGTCCATGGTGGCCTGTTGCAGCGGCGCGAAGGTGGCGCCGCTGGCGATGCCGATGATGATCAGGCCGGGCAGCAGACTCCAGGCGTCGCTGTGCGCGTCGGTGGAGGCGACCAGGACGAGCAGGCCGACGGTGAGCATGGCGAGGCCGGCCATGAGGACGTACTTGCCGCCGAACTTGTCGGACAGCCGGCCGGCGTAGGTGGAACCGACCGCGGTCAGGATCGCGTTGGGCAGCATGACGGCGGCGGTTTCCAGGGCGCTGTAGCCGCGGGCCGTCTGGAGATAGAGCACCAGGACGAAGGCGATGGCGATCATCCCGAGCTGGAAGATGAAGCCGACGCCGTTGCCGACCGAGAAGTTACGGGCGTTGAAGAGGGCGAGCGGCATGAGCGAGTCGGTCTTGCGGCGGTGCTGCCACAGGACGAACAGCACGAGCAGCACGACGCCGGCGATGATGACGGACGCGATGCTGATCGGGCCGGTGATGGTTCCCCAGTCGTAGCGCTCGCCCTCGATGAGGCCGAAGACGATGCCGGTGAGGCCGGCGGTGGCCAGGGCGACGCCGGTCAGGTCGAGGCTGTTGCTGCGGCCGGGCCGCATGACCGGGACGTACCGGATGGCCAGCAGGGCGGTGACGATGCCGATCGGCACGTTGATGAAGAAGATCCAGCGCCAGCTGAGGTGGGCGAGGAGGAAACCGCCCACGACCGGGCCGACGATGGGCGCAAAGCCGACGATGGCCCCGAAGAGGCCGAACGCCCGGCCGCGCAGCTGGGGCGGGAAGATCGTCAGGATCGACGAGATCACCTGCGGGAACAGCAGCGCCCCGCCCAGCCCTTGCAGCACACGCGCGGCGAGCAGCCAGTCGGGTGACTCGGACAGCCCGCACAGGGCCGAGGCCACGGTGAAGAGGGTGATGCCGATCAGGAAGAGCCGCCGATACCCGTAGATGTCGCCGAGACGCCCTGTGGTGATCAGCAGTACCGAGAAGACCAGCATGTATCCGTCGATGATCCACAGCACCTGGTCGTAGGACGCGTCCAGGCCGTCGATCAATGTCGGGATGGCGATATTGACGATGCTTCCGTCGAGCAGCGCCATGAAGAAGCCGACGCACATGATGGCGAGGACCAACCATGGCCGCTGCGTGACCGGGGCTTCCGCCGTTTTGACTTCCGTCACTCCGATGACCTCCATGAACTCGGAGCACCGGCCGTGGCTTCGGGGACGTGGCGCAATACCGTACGCTCGCACTCGACGAGCTTGAGCGGAACGCCGATCTCAATGCGCCGCTGAGCCCGAAAACCGTTGGCCGAAGGGAATTCCTGCGCGACGGAGGCACGTTGGGAGCCACCGGAACAGAGATATCCCTTGGTGTATGTGACTCCCACCTTCTCCACGGTCATCGGGACCCGAAGAAGCTGGTTGGCGAGGCATGAGCCCAACGGTGAGAAGCCGAATCGGACTCTAGCAAGGGCAGTGAGGGCCTCGCAACGAGGTCGATCTCGCCGCGGGCCGGGTCAGTCGGGCAGTGCCGGGAGCCCGAGTTGCCGGAGACAGCCCAGGTCGTCGCGCCATTCGCGGTGGTGCCTGATGCGGCCGTCGACGACCTCACACAGGTGCAGTTGTTCGGCCGCGAACCGGCGGCCGGTGGGCGGCAGTCCGACGAGGTCGCCGGTGTGCCGCCCGCTCATGACCAGGTACGCCGTGACGTACCCGCCGCCCTCGCGGTACTCGATCTCCTCCAGATGTAATTCGGAGAACGCGTTGCGCACCCAGTGAACGGAGTCCGTGAAGCTCTCCGGGCCGCGCTTGTCGGAGCGTTCCAGTGTCGCCGGGTTGAAGTATTCCGAGTGGATGTAGTCGGACGCGTCGTCGGTCTTTCCCGTCGCGAATGCCTGGACCATACGACGAACCACATCTATTGCCTCGCTCATCTCCCTCTCCCTTTCCGCCTCGTGGGGCGATTCATTCGTCGCGGCCATCTTTGTCCCGCAGGAGAACGACCACAAGACCTCCCCGTACCGTGCACGGTAATTCCGAGAGCGTGACTCGAGAAATCCTCGACCCGCGCTCATGCGGCGCTCCAGCGTCGAACGCTTATCTCTCAGGAGAACCGACGATGCGGAGGAAGAATGGATTCGACTGCCTACAAGTCCGGGGTGACGAACGCCTTCAAGAACGCCGCCGATTCCTACGACCGGGGCGGGGTCGGGTTCTTCACCCCCATGGGCCGCCGTCTGGTCGAACTCGCGGCGCCGCAGCCGGGTGAGCGGGTGCTCGATGTCGGCTGCGGCCGGGGGGCCGCGCTGTTCCCGGCCGCACGGGCCGTCGGGCCCACGGGGCGGGCCGTCGGCATCGACATCGCCGACACCATGATCGAGGCCGCCCGCGCGGAGGCGGCGCGGGCCGGCGCCGGCAACGTCGAGCTGCTGGTCATGGACGCCGAGCGTCCGAGCTTCGCGCGCCGCTCCTTCGATCTCGTTCTGGGCAGCTACAGCATCCTGTTCCTGCCCGACGCGCCCGCCGCACTGGCCCGTTACCCGCGCATCATGACGGCCGCGGGCAGGCTCGCCTTCACCTGCCCCGTCTTCGAGGCGGACAGCTTCCCGTTCCTGCCGCCGGTGTTCACCCCGATGATCCCGGCGTCGGTGCCCGCGGCCCTGCCCGCCGACTGGCAGCCGAGCGAGCTGCGCCGTCGCTACAACGGCTGGCTGTCGGACGTCGAGTTGCTCCGAGCGACCCTCGGCGAGGCCGGGTTCACCGACGTGGCCGTACGGGATCAGGCCGTTCCCATGACCGCCGAGTCGCCGGCCGCGTGGGTCGACTGGTCGCACACGCAGGGCATGCGGCTCCTGTGGGAGCGGCTTCCGGAGCCGGTCGCCGCGGAGCTGCGTGATTCGCTGGTCGCCGGGCTGTCCGAACTGAGCGGTCCTGACGGCTCGTTGGTGATCGAGACGCCGGTGCGGTTCGTCACCGCTCGCGTCGGCTCCTGACGGGGTCCATCTGCGCGGTGGGGATGCGGCGGGAGCGATGCCCGCCGCATCCCCATCCGCGTGTTCGACGGTCGGTGTCCTGCCCGGCCTCGGCGCATGCTCGACAGCGGACGCCGGGAGCGCGTCCGCTGTCGAGTGGGTTCCGCGTGCCGGTCAGGCGAGCTTTGCGAACAGGGCCCTGCGGAGCGGGGGTACGGCGGATGCGGTCCGGAGCACCGTCTTGAACAGCAGCCGTTGTGTCGTGCTCTCGGACACGAACATCCGGGCGGCGCGCAGCGACTCGGAGACCGCGCGGAAGCCGTCCCGCCGCATCGCGTCCTCGTATCGGCCCACGGCCAGGCGCGTGTCCGCGCTGCCGGTGAGTTCGCGGGCGAGGAGCGCGGCGTCGTTGAGTGCCATGTTCGCGCCCACGCCGCGCAGTGGCGTCATGCTGTGGATGGCGTCGCCGAGGAGGGTCACCCGGGTCGCCGGCCAGGCGGCCGGGGGAACCGAGGTGCGGATGGGCACGGCGTTGACCGTGCCCGGGTCGGTCTCGCGGACCATCGCGCGCAGTGCCGGGTGCCAAGAGCCGGTCAACCCGTCGACCAGCTCCGCCAGTTGTTCACCGGGCAGGATCTCGACGTCCGCGGGATAGCGGTGTGCTGCGGCGCCGTACGCCCACATGAGGTAGCCCTCGTCCGCGCCGGGCTCGTGCCGTGCGACGAACATCCCCGTGCCTCCCGGCGCGACGACCGAGTTGGGGCGGGAGCTCAGGCACTCGGGAAGCAGCCGTTCGGCGACGGGCAGGGCGAGGCGGCCTACGATCGAGACCATCCCGATGTCGACGCGGCGCGCATGCGGCAGATACTGAGCGCGGACACGGGAGTTGGCGCCGTCCGCGCCGACGACGAGGTCGGCCGTGGTGCTGGTGCCGTCGGCGAAGTGGCACTCGAACCGGCCGTCCCGGGTGCGTTCGTACCTCTCGAAGCAGGCCCCGAACCGGACCACGTCCTCCAGCCCCGTCAGCAGGACCTCCCGCAGCATGCCGCGCTCGGCGGAGTAGTGCGGTTCGGCGTCCGGTCCGCCGTCGAGGACGGCGAGTTCCCGCAGCCGTTCGGTGAGGAAGCCGAATTCCTGACCGATGCGCCCGGCCCGGGACAGGAACGTCTCCCACACCGGGGCCGGCAGGCAGCGGCGCAGGGCGCGGGCTCCGGTCGGGTTGATGCGGACCCGGTAGCCGTGCAGCGCGTCGGTCGGAGTGCGGTGCCGTTCATGGACGGTCACCTCGATGCCGGCCGCGTGGAGTGCCTGGGCCAGGCAGAGTCCGCCCGTCCCCGCGCCGATCACCGCGACGTTCGGCATCGGCCCCCGCCTCCCCACTGTTCGGCGGCGAGGGGGTCGCGTGCGCGGGAGGGGCGGGGGTCAGTGGACACCGAAGCCGCCGCACACGTTGAGCGCCTGGCCGGTGACCGAGGCGGCCTTGGGCGAGGCGAGGTAGGAGACCATCCACGCGACCTCCTCCGGCTCGCTGTACCGGCCGATGGGGATGTCGGAGGCCAGCCGGCGCAGGGCCTCCTCCTCGTCCACCTGCCAGATGCCCGCCTGGCAGGCGCGTACGTTGACCGACATCGGCGTCTCGACATATCCGGGGCACACCGCGTTGACCGTGATCCCGGTCTTCGCGAGTTCCAACGCGAGGCAGCGGCTGAATCCGACGACGCCGTGTTTGGCGGCCGCGTAGGGCGCGCCTCCGATCGTTCCCTGCTTTCCCCACACCGAGGCGATGTTGATGATGCGGCCGTTCTGCCGCTCCGTCATGCGCCCTTCGTTGAGCACGGATTTGGACATCAGGAAAACACCGTTGAGATTGGTGTCGATGGTGGCGTACCACAATTCGTTGTCGATGTCCGCGGTGATTCCTCCGCCGGGCCGGCCGGCGTTGTTCACCAGGATGTCCACCGGTCCGTAACGCGCGACGCAGTCGGCCACCATCGCGGTCACCTGGTCGGGCTTGGTGACGTCGCACGCCTGGCCACTGACCTGGCCTCCGTCCGCCCGCAGTTCGGTCACCGTCTTCTCGACGGTTTCGGCGTCCCTGCCGCAGATATGTACGCGTATGCCTTCTGCCGCCAGGGTGGCGGCGATCGCCCGGCCGATTCCACTGCTCGCGCCGGTGACGATGGCTGTCCGCTCGATGTTGTCCGTCATGGGCCCAAGTTCGCAGCCCGGCCTAGCGCCGCACTCGAGGCGGAATGGAAAGCCGAATGAGTCGCAGCCAATGCGATGAGTCGGCTTCGAGTCGTTTTCTAGGCGCTCCCGGCACCTTGAGATGCCCTGTCCGCGAGAAAAAAGAGGAGAGAGCTGCAGCATGCGAGGAATCGTCATCACCGGCGGCGGCACGGGCATCGGCCGTGCCGCCGCGCACGCGTTCGCCGACGCCGGCGACGCGGTACTGATCGTCGGGCGGTCGGCGGACACGCTGGCCGAGACCGCGAAGGGCCGGGACGGCATCCACACCCTGCCGCTCGACCTGACCGAGCCGGACGCGGCCGCCGTCGTCGTCGACACCGCGCGACGTCAGCTCGGGCGGCTCGACGTGCTCGTCAACAACGCCGGGATCGCGAGCTTCGCCGGCCTCGGCTCGCTGGCACCGGCCTCGGTCGAAGCGCAGATCAGGACCAACCTGATCGCGCCGATCCTGCTCACCCAGCAGGCCCTGGACTCGCTGGAGGAGACCGGCGGCCTCGTCGTCAACATCAGTTCGGCCGGGTCGATCGGGCTGCGCACCATCCCGGACAACTCGGTGTACTGCGCCACGAAGGCGGGCCTTGACGTGCTCACCCGTACCTGGTCCGTGGAGCTGGCCCCGCGCGGCATCCGGGTCATCGGCGTCGCGCCGGGTGTCACCGACACGGGTGTTGCGCTGCGGGCCGGTGTTTCCCCGGCCCAGTACGAGGCCTTCATGGAGCGGATGCGGGCGGAGATCCCGCTCGGCCGGGTCGGCGCTCCGGAGGACATCGCCTGGTGGATCGTCACGCTGGCCTCGGCCGACGGGGGGTACCTCAACGGCGCGGTGATCCCGGTGGACGGCGCGCTGTCGGTCACGTGAGCCCCTTCCGCCTCCGTCCATGCCCCGAGGTGCCCTTCTGAGAGGAACGGCCGTGAGCAGCAACGTCGATGTCGTACGGAGGATGGTGCGCGCCTACAACACCGGCGACACCAGTGATGTGGACCAGTACATTCACCCCGACTATCTGAACCCCGCCTCCCTGGAACACATGGCGGACAAGAACTGGCGCGGACCGGCCGTCTTCGCGATGGCGGTGAAGTGGCTCCGGGCGACCTTCTCCGAGGAGGTGCGCCTGGAGGAGATCCGGTACGAGGAGCGCGGCGACTGGGTGCGCGCCTATCTGGCCCTGTACGGCCGCCATGTCGGCGAACTGGTGGGGATGCCCGCGACGGGCCGTCGTTTCTCCGGGGAGCAGATCCATCTGATCAAGCTGGTCGACGGCAGGATCCGGGACCACCGTGACTGGCCGGACTACCTCGGCACGTATCGGCAGCTCGACGAGCCATGGCCGACCGCGGCGGGCTGGCGGGACTGACGCCGGGAACGTTACGCGGCCCCGGGGCTGATGGCCCCGGGGCCGCGCGTGTGTGCTCAGCCGACGAGTTGGGCCCGATGGTCGCGCACCCACTGGTCGAACGGGGTCGCCGGTCGGCCGGTGACCTTCTCGACCGTGGGCAGCGGCGCCGGCGGGTTGGCGACCGACTCGACGAGGTAGCCGAGGACCATGTCGACCACGGGCTCGGGCATGAACCGGATCATCTCCTCCCGCGCGGCCCGCGGTGTCACCTCCTCGAAGCGGATGCCGGTGCCGGTGACCGCGGCGATCCGGGCGACCTGCTCCGGCTGGTCCAGCAGCTCGGGACCGGTCAGCTCGTAGCGGGCGCCGGCGTGACCGTCCGTCATCAGGGCCGCGGCCGCCACCGCCGCCACGTCCCTCTCGTGGATCAGCGCGCGCCGGGCTTCCGGATACGGAGCACGGACCACACCCTCGGTGCGGATCGAGTGCCCCCACTTCCACAGCAGGTTGTTGGCGAACTCGTCGGGCCGTACGAAGGTCCACACAACGCCGCTGTCCTCGACGGCGCGTTCCACCGCCCGGTGGTGGGCCCCGCTGTGAGTGGTCTCGTCGTGCACGGAGCTGGACGACAGCACCACGATGCGCCGCACGCCGGCCCGCACCGCCCGTGCGACGACTTCGGACGCCGTCTCCGGCACCGGGAACAGATAGAGCCGCTCGATCCCCCGCAACGCCTCGCCCAGGCTGTCCGGCCGGGTCAGATCGCCGGCGACCACCTGTACGCCGTCGGGGGCGGGGGTCCGCCCCGGTGTACGGGTCATCGCCCGCACTTCGAGCCCCGCCGCCGCCAATTGCCGTGTCACCTCTCCGCCGACGTGTCCCGACGCGCCGGTCACCAGATACGTCATGCCGCCCGACCTCCTTTCACCCATGGCCATGTCCTCGCCCGTGAGTCTTGCGACCGCTCCTTGATGTGTTCTCAAGGAGCGGTCGCAAGACTTTGGAACCAGCACCGGAGCCGAAGGAGGAAATGAGAGTTGACTGCGGCCGACAACAAGAAACGCTGTCTCGAGATGGTCGACGCATGGAATCGCGGGGAGCTCGGCGGAGTCACGGCGCACTGGTCACCGGACGTCGTCCATCACTCCGAGGAAAGGATCGTGCCGAACGAGGAAATGGTCCTTCGCATGGAATCCGGCCTGACGGCGTTCCCCGATGTGCGTCTCGACGTCAGGAGTGTGCTGGCCGAGGACGATCGGGTCAGCATGCGGATCAGCGTCACCGCCACGCACAAGGGCCCGTTCATGGACATCGCTCCGACGAACCGGACGGTGACCTGGCACACCGCGGAGGAGTTCCGCTTCGTCGACGGCAAGGTCGTCGAGCACTGGGATGTCATCAACTACATGCCGATGCTGCGGGAGTTGAACATGGTCGGCTCCGACGTGCGCGGCTGGGGGACGGCCGAACAGCAGGTCTCCCAATAGCCCTCGGCGGCGAGCCGTATCGCCGCCGGTCTCCCGACAGAGAGGGGAATTACACATGGCCGTGGAACTGAACCACACCATCGTCCTGGTGAAGGACAAGGACGCCTCGGCAACGTTCATGGCCGACCTTCTCGGCCTGCCGAAGCCGAAGGAGATGGGCCCGTTCGCGGTACTCCAACTCGCCAACGACGTGTCGATCGACTTCATGGACTTCCGGGGCGAGGGCGACATAGTTCCGGGACACTGCGCATTCCTGATCAGCGATGAGGAGTTCGACCAGATCTTCGGACGCATTCGCGAGGGCGGCATCGATCACTGGGCGGACCAGTACCACCGGGAACCCGGCCGGATCAACGACCGGGACGGCGGGCGCGGGGTCTACTTCGAGGATCCGAGCGGGCACAACATGGAGATCATGACCCGGCCCTACGGCAGCGGCGGGGCGTAGACGTCACCCGCCGGCGGGCCGCGCGCAGTCGCGGTCGACGAGGGCGGGGTGCACGGGGGCCGTCATCCGGAGG
The DNA window shown above is from Streptomyces chartreusis and carries:
- the fabG gene encoding 3-oxoacyl-ACP reductase FabG produces the protein MTDNIERTAIVTGASSGIGRAIAATLAAEGIRVHICGRDAETVEKTVTELRADGGQVSGQACDVTKPDQVTAMVADCVARYGPVDILVNNAGRPGGGITADIDNELWYATIDTNLNGVFLMSKSVLNEGRMTERQNGRIINIASVWGKQGTIGGAPYAAAKHGVVGFSRCLALELAKTGITVNAVCPGYVETPMSVNVRACQAGIWQVDEEEALRRLASDIPIGRYSEPEEVAWMVSYLASPKAASVTGQALNVCGGFGVH
- a CDS encoding FAD-dependent oxidoreductase; the encoded protein is MPNVAVIGAGTGGLCLAQALHAAGIEVTVHERHRTPTDALHGYRVRINPTGARALRRCLPAPVWETFLSRAGRIGQEFGFLTERLRELAVLDGGPDAEPHYSAERGMLREVLLTGLEDVVRFGACFERYERTRDGRFECHFADGTSTTADLVVGADGANSRVRAQYLPHARRVDIGMVSIVGRLALPVAERLLPECLSSRPNSVVAPGGTGMFVARHEPGADEGYLMWAYGAAAHRYPADVEILPGEQLAELVDGLTGSWHPALRAMVRETDPGTVNAVPIRTSVPPAAWPATRVTLLGDAIHSMTPLRGVGANMALNDAALLARELTGSADTRLAVGRYEDAMRRDGFRAVSESLRAARMFVSESTTQRLLFKTVLRTASAVPPLRRALFAKLA
- a CDS encoding VOC family protein, which translates into the protein MAVELNHTIVLVKDKDASATFMADLLGLPKPKEMGPFAVLQLANDVSIDFMDFRGEGDIVPGHCAFLISDEEFDQIFGRIREGGIDHWADQYHREPGRINDRDGGRGVYFEDPSGHNMEIMTRPYGSGGA
- a CDS encoding NAD(P)H-binding protein, which translates into the protein MTYLVTGASGHVGGEVTRQLAAAGLEVRAMTRTPGRTPAPDGVQVVAGDLTRPDSLGEALRGIERLYLFPVPETASEVVARAVRAGVRRIVVLSSSSVHDETTHSGAHHRAVERAVEDSGVVWTFVRPDEFANNLLWKWGHSIRTEGVVRAPYPEARRALIHERDVAAVAAAALMTDGHAGARYELTGPELLDQPEQVARIAAVTGTGIRFEEVTPRAAREEMIRFMPEPVVDMVLGYLVESVANPPAPLPTVEKVTGRPATPFDQWVRDHRAQLVG
- a CDS encoding class I SAM-dependent methyltransferase; its protein translation is MDSTAYKSGVTNAFKNAADSYDRGGVGFFTPMGRRLVELAAPQPGERVLDVGCGRGAALFPAARAVGPTGRAVGIDIADTMIEAARAEAARAGAGNVELLVMDAERPSFARRSFDLVLGSYSILFLPDAPAALARYPRIMTAAGRLAFTCPVFEADSFPFLPPVFTPMIPASVPAALPADWQPSELRRRYNGWLSDVELLRATLGEAGFTDVAVRDQAVPMTAESPAAWVDWSHTQGMRLLWERLPEPVAAELRDSLVAGLSELSGPDGSLVIETPVRFVTARVGS
- a CDS encoding ester cyclase: MVDAWNRGELGGVTAHWSPDVVHHSEERIVPNEEMVLRMESGLTAFPDVRLDVRSVLAEDDRVSMRISVTATHKGPFMDIAPTNRTVTWHTAEEFRFVDGKVVEHWDVINYMPMLRELNMVGSDVRGWGTAEQQVSQ
- a CDS encoding ester cyclase codes for the protein MSSNVDVVRRMVRAYNTGDTSDVDQYIHPDYLNPASLEHMADKNWRGPAVFAMAVKWLRATFSEEVRLEEIRYEERGDWVRAYLALYGRHVGELVGMPATGRRFSGEQIHLIKLVDGRIRDHRDWPDYLGTYRQLDEPWPTAAGWRD
- a CDS encoding SDR family NAD(P)-dependent oxidoreductase; translation: MRGIVITGGGTGIGRAAAHAFADAGDAVLIVGRSADTLAETAKGRDGIHTLPLDLTEPDAAAVVVDTARRQLGRLDVLVNNAGIASFAGLGSLAPASVEAQIRTNLIAPILLTQQALDSLEETGGLVVNISSAGSIGLRTIPDNSVYCATKAGLDVLTRTWSVELAPRGIRVIGVAPGVTDTGVALRAGVSPAQYEAFMERMRAEIPLGRVGAPEDIAWWIVTLASADGGYLNGAVIPVDGALSVT